In the Sarcophilus harrisii chromosome 3, mSarHar1.11, whole genome shotgun sequence genome, one interval contains:
- the LOC100931571 gene encoding cytochrome P450 2B4-like, giving the protein MDSVWLLLLTALLGLLVLLARGPPASRRGRLPPGPRPLPLLGNVLQMDRRGLLKSFLALRDKYGDVFTIYLGSRPVVVLCGPEAVKEALVEKAEEFSGRGPIAMVHSVFQGQGVIFANGHTWKTLRRFSLATLRDFGMGKRSIEERIQEEAQCLVEELRKSQGALLDPTFLFHSITANIICSIVFGERFSYHDDQFQDLLNRFNETFALTSSTWGQLFELFSGFLKFFPGPHRRAYSNLTIINDYIADSVEKHKESLDPSAPRDFIDVYLLRMEKEKGDPSTEFHYKNLILTVLSLFFAGTETTSTTLRYGCLMLLKYPWVAEKVQDEIDQVIGRDRPPELKDRLQMPYTDAVIHEIQRFSDLIPLGVPHCVTQDTSFRGYLIPKGTEVYPLLSTVLHDPKYFEKPYDFDPNHFLDTQGSLKKSEAFIPFSSGKRVCLGEGIARMELFLFLTTILQNFSLSSSMVPASIDLTPRESGVGTVPPIYKLGFLPR; this is encoded by the exons ATGGATTCCGTGTGGCTCCTCCTTTTGACCGCCCTTCTGGGGCTGCTGGTCCTCTTGGCCCGGGGTCCCCCCGCTTCCCGGAGAGGCCGCCTCCCCCCAGGTCCTCGACCTTTGCCTTTACTGGGCAACGTGCTGCAGATGGACCGTCGTGGCCTCCTGAAATCCTTTCTGGCG ctTCGGGACAAATATGGGGATGTATTTACCATCTATCTGGGTTCCCGACCTGTGGTTGTGCTATGTGGGCCTGAGGCTGTGAAGGAGGCCCTGGTGGAGAAGGCTGAGGAGTTCAGTGGCCGAGGACCCATCGCCATGGTTCACTCAGTCTTCCAGGGGCAGG GGGTTATCTTTGCCAATGGTCATACGTGGAAGACTTTGCGCCGATTCTCTCTGGCCACTCTCCGGGATTTTGGGATGGGGAAAAGAAGCATTGAAGAACGGATCCAAGAGGAGGCTCAGTGCCTGGTTGAGGAGCTGCGGAAATCCCAGG gAGCCCTATTGGACCCCACCTTCCTCTTTCATTCCATCACGGCCAACATCATCTGCTCCATTGTATTTGGTGAACGCTTCTCCTATCATGATGACCAGTTCCAAGACCTGCTGAACAGATTCAATGAAACATTTGCTCTCACAAGCTCTACCTGGGGCCAG TTGTTTGAGCTGTTTTCAGGTTTCCTGAAGTTCTTTCCTGGTCCCCATCGGCGTGCTTACAGCAACTTGACAATCATCAATGACTACATTGCTGACAGTGTGGAGAAGCACAAAGAGAGCCTGGACCCCAGTGCCCCCCGAGACTTCATTGATGTGTACCTGCTCCGTATGGAAAAG GAAAAGGGAGACCCTAGCACTGAGTTCCACTACAAAAACCTCATCCTCACTGTCTTGTCACTATTCTTTGCTGGGACTGAGACAACCAGCACCACCTTGCGCTATGGCTGCCTCATGCTCCTCAAATACCCCTGGGTGGCAG aGAAAGTCCAGGATGAGATTGACCAGGTGATTGGGAGGGATCGTCCTCCAGAGCTCAAAGATCGACTCCAAATGCCATATACAGATGCTGTCATCCATGAGATCCAGAGATTCAGTGACCTCATCCCTCTGGGTGTACCCCATTGTGTGACCCAGGATACTTCCTTCAGGGGCTACCTTATTCCCAAG GGCACTGAAGTGTACCCTCTCCTGAGCACAGTCCTGCATGATCCCAAGTACTTTGAGAAGCCTTATGACTTTGACCCCAATCATTTCTTGGATACTCAAGGATCTCTGAAGAAGAGTGAggcttttattcccttttcttcag GAAAGCGAGTCTGCCTGGGGGAGGGCATTGCCCGGATGGagcttttcctcttcctcaccaCCATCCTACAGAACTTCTCCCTGAGCTCCTCCATGGTTCCTGCCAGCATTGACCTCACTCCCAGGGAGAGTGGAGTGGGCACTGTGCCTCCCATCTACAAGCTTGGATTCCTCCCCCGCTGA